A single Patagioenas fasciata isolate bPatFas1 chromosome 16, bPatFas1.hap1, whole genome shotgun sequence DNA region contains:
- the ACTL10 gene encoding actin-like protein 10, translated as MSKPAVVIDNGSSFTQAGFAGQNKPTFMLKTVSMHPCSAGMAWETQRHPTPAECTAGAAVAPRTYPIKYGIIEDWDGMENLWSHLFFCGLRVLPGDQPVLMADSPSCPSTNRERLAEVLFESFGVPALHMANTALLSLCAYGRVTGLAVEAGGGVSHVTSVCLGQTWREATYCLRVAGGHLSGYLHRLLLDSPNDPSVLKALKKKTLTQLKKQCCYVSMDYEGDLHNQACHHPARFQTPDGHWIALDKERFCCPEPLFQPKLLQHSSPGLHHLAFQSLQKVPDHTRKDTVDNIVLAGGSSMFPGFPERMCLELNALFHSTGCRIRVLAMPERHTAAWLGGSMAASLTSFQHAWMAKGEYQEHGAAYVHKIFQ; from the coding sequence ATGTCAAAACCTGCAGTCGTCATAGACAATGGCAGCAGCTTCACCCAGGCAGGCTTTGCAGGCCAGAATAAGCCCACGTTCATGCTGAAGACTGTGTCGATGCACCCCTGCAGCGCGGGCATGGCgtgggagacccagcggcaccccACTCCTGCTGAATGCACGGCGGGCGCTGCTGTAGCACCCAGGACTTACCCAATCAAGTACGGCATCATTGAGGACTGGGATGGCATGGAAAACCTGTGGAGCCACCTCTTCTTCTGTGGCCTGAGGGTCCTGCCAGGGGACCAGCCCGTGCTCATGGCCGACTCACCATCCTGCCCCTCCACCAACAGGGAGAGGCTGGCAGAGGTGCTATTCGAGAGCTTCggggtgccagccctgcacatggCCAACACCGCGCTCCTGTCCCTCTGCGCCTACGGCAGAGTCACTGGTCTGGCCGTGGAGGCTGGGGGAGGAGTGTCCCATGTCACCTCCGTCTGCCTGGGCCAGACCTGGAGGGAGGCGACCTACTGCCTCAGGGTGGCCGGTGGTCACCTCTCGGGCTACCTGCACAGGCTGCTGCTGGACAGCCCCAATGACCCCTCCGTGCTGAAGGCCCTGAAGAAGAAGACACTGACCCAGCTCAAGAAGCAATGTTGCTATGTCTCCATGGACTATGAAGGAGACCTCCACAACCAGGCTTGCCATCATCCAGCCAGATTTCAGACCCCTGATGGGCACTGGATAGCCCTGGACAAGGAACGGTTCTGCTGCCCCGAGccgctcttccaaccaaagctgctccagcacagctccCCAGGGCTCCACCACTTGGCCTTTCAGAGTCTCCAGAAGGTACCTGACCACACCAGGAAGGACACGGTGGATAACATCGTGCTGGCCGGGGGCTCCTCCATGTTTCCTGGTTTTCCCGAGAGGATGTGCTTAGAGCTGAACGCTCTGTTCCACAGCACAGGCTGCCGCATTCGGGTCCTGGCCATGCCGGAGAGAcacacagcagcctggctggggggCTCAATGGCCGCGTCGCTCACATCCTTCCAGCACGCGTGGATGGCAAAGGGCGAGTACCAGGAGCACGGTGCCGCGTACGTGCACAAGATATTCCAGTAG